The following proteins come from a genomic window of Salvia hispanica cultivar TCC Black 2014 chromosome 4, UniMelb_Shisp_WGS_1.0, whole genome shotgun sequence:
- the LOC125224189 gene encoding basic form of pathogenesis-related protein 1-like, protein MESILILSLMVAAAMAGAGAIDPGQLNSPHDFLEAHNRARAEVGVAPLAWNETVAGYALRYAYKRYGDCEMEHSMGPYGENLAEGWGRLSAVDAVGMWVSEKSCYDHSSNSCVGGECLHYTQVVWRDSTHLGCARRQCRNGWLFVICSYDPPGNYIGQRPY, encoded by the coding sequence ATGGAATCCATCCTTATATTGTCCTTAATGGTGGCCGCAGCAATGGCGGGCGCCGGGGCCATAGACCCGGGGCAGCTGAACTCGCCGCATGACTTCCTGGAGGCCCACAACCGGGCGCGGGCGGAGGTGGGGGTAGCACCCCTGGCGTGGAACGAGACGGTGGCCGGGTACGCCCTCCGGTACGCGTACAAGAGGTACGGAGACTGCGAGATGGAGCACTCGATGGGGCCGTACGGAGAGAACCTGGCGGAGGGATGGGGGCGTCTGTCTGCGGTGGACGCGGTGGGAATGTGGGTGAGCGAGAAGTCTTGCTACGACCACAGCTCCAACTCCTGCGTCGGAGGGGAGTGCCTGCACTACACGCAGGTCGTGTGGCGCGATTCAACCCATTTGGGCTGCGCCCGCCGACAGTGCCGCAACGGATGGCTCTTCGTCATCTGCAGCTATGATCCGCCCGGAAATTACATCGGCCAGCGTCCCTACTAG
- the LOC125185587 gene encoding DUF21 domain-containing protein At2g14520-like, with amino-acid sequence MAVEYRCCEAGFFIRIAVVAFLVLFAGLMSGLTLGLMSLSLVDLEVLAKSGTPKDRYHAEKILPVVKNQHLLLCTLLICNAAAMEALPIFLDSLISAWGAILISVTLILLFGEIIPQSICSRHGLAIGATVAPVVRVLVWICFPVAYPISKLLDSLLGHGHRALFRRAELKTLVNLHGNEAGKGGELTHDETTIIAGALELGDKTASDAMTPISEIFAIDINAKLDRDLMNEILEKGHSRVPVYYEQPTNIIGLILAKNLLAIHPEDEVPVKSVTIRRIPRVPETMPLYDILNEFQKGHSHMAVVVGQSNKVVDKPPSTDAAGDAVKDVRVDIGGSSKKNVKSKIPLQKWKSLPNTGSISFKGTPRSKKWAKNMYSDILQIDENPLPMHPGEEEAVGIITMEDVIEELLQEEIFDETDHHLEDS; translated from the exons ATGGCGGTGGAGTACCGATGTTGCGAGGCGGGCTTCTTCATTCGCATTGCGGTTGTGGCTTTTCTGGTGCTCTTTGCAGGCCTCATGTCCGGCCTCACTTTGGGCCTCATGTCTCTCAGCTTAGTCGACCTTGAAGTTCTCGCCAAGTCCGGCACTCCCAAGGATCGATACCATGCTG AAAAGATATTGCCCGTTGTTAAGAATCAGCATTTGTTGCTTTGCACACTGCTTATCTGCAATGCTGCTGCTATGGAG GCTCTTCCTATTTTCCTTGACAGTCTCATCTCAGCTTGGGGGGCAATCCTGATATCCGTGACATTGATACTTCTGTTTGGTGAG ATCATCCCACAGTCCATTTGTTCCAGACATGGGCTAGCTATTGGTGCGACTGTGGCCCCAGTGGTTCGTGTCCTTGTCTGGATCTGTTTTCCAGTTGCATATCCCATTAGCAAG TTGTTGGATTCACTACTTGGCCATGGACATAGAGCTCTATTTCGACGTGCTGAGTTGAAAACCCTTGTTAATTTACATGGAAATGAG GCTGGAAAAGGTGGAGAGCTCACACATGATGAAACGACCATCATTGCAGGGGCATTGGAACTCGGCGACAAAACAGCAAGTGACGCAATGACGCCAATATCTGAAATTTTTGCTATTGATATTAATGCTAAGCTCGACAG GGATTTAATGAATGAAATTTTGGAGAAAGGACACAGCAGAGTCCCTGTCTACTACGAGCAACCTACAAATATCATTGGGCTTATTCTG GCGAAAAACTTGTTGGCAATTCATCCTGAGGATGAAGTCCCAGTGAAAAGTGTCACTATTCGCAGAATTCCAAG GGTTCCTGAAACTATGCCATTATATGACATCTTGAATGAATTCCAGAAGGGGCATAGTCACATGGCTGTTGTTGTTGGGCAGAGTAACAAAGTTGTGGACAAGCCTCCTAGCACGGATGCTGCAGGGG ACGCAGTCAAAGATGTGAGAGTCGACATTGGTGGTTCatcgaaaaaaaatgttaagtcGAAGATACCTCTGCAGAAATGGAAGAGTTTACCAAACACAGGAAGCATTTCCTTCAAGGGTACACCAAGGAGCAAGAAGTGGGCAAAAAACATGTACTCTGATATCCTGCAGATAGATGAAaatccactcccaatgcaccCCGGAGAGGAAGAGGCCGTCGGGATAATAACCATGGAAGATGTCATTGAAGAGCTCTTACAG GAAGAGATATTCGATGAAACAGATCACCATCTCGAAGATTCGTGA
- the LOC125185588 gene encoding histone H3.2 translates to MARTKQTARKSTGGKAPRKQLATKAARKSAPATGGVKKPHRFRPGTVALREIRKYQKSTELLIRKLPFQRLVREIAQDFKTDLRFQSSAVAALQEAAEAYLVGLFEDTNLCAIHAKRVTIMPKDIQLARRIRGERA, encoded by the coding sequence ATGGCTCGCACAAAGCAGACCGCCCGCAAATCTACTGGTGGAAAGGCGCCGCGTAAGCAGCTGGCGACCAAAGCCGCTAGGAAATCCGCTCCGGCCACCGGCGGAGTGAAGAAGCCCCACCGCTTCCGCCCTGGCACCGTCGCTCTGCGTGAGATTCGCAAGTATCAGAAATCTACGGAGCTCTTGATCCGCAAACTTCCGTTCCAGAGACTTGTTCGCGAGATAGCGCAGGATTTCAAAACGGATCTGAGGTTCCAGAGCTCTGCCGTTGCGGCGCTTCAGGAAGCAGCCGAGGCGTACCTCGTCGGGTTGTTTGAGGATACAAATCTCTGCGCCATCCATGCGAAGAGAGTGACTATTATGCCCAAGGATATCCAGCTGGCCAGGAGAATTAGGGGTGAGAGAGCGTAG
- the LOC125217814 gene encoding squalene monooxygenase SE1-like, whose protein sequence is MAMIGQYIFGCFAASLFGFALLYNLRRKIRRDVAGKDGCIKTSAAVAERMRQESGGDPDIIIVGAGVAGAALAYTLGKDGRRVHVIERDLTEPDRIVGELLQPGGYLKLIELGLEDCVKGIDAQQVFGYALYKDGKDTKLPYPLESFGTDVSGRSFHNGRFIQRMREKAAALPNVTLEQGTVTSLLEEDGTIRGVQYKTKKGEEITIYVPLTIVCDGCFSNLRRSLCSPQVENPSCFVGLILENCDLPHANHGHVVLGDPSPILFYPISSTEVRCLVDVPGKKVPSISNGEMAHYLKTVVAPQVPSQLHDSFIAAVEKGNIRTMPNRSMPANPRPTPGALLLGDAFNMRHPLTGGGMTVALSDIVLLRNLLRPIDNLRDGSTLCQYLESFYTLRKPVSSTINTLAGALYKVFCASPDPARKEMREACFDYLSLGGIFSTGPVSLLSGLNPRPLSLFLHFFAVAVYGVGRLLLPYPSPTKVWLGARLLSAASGIIFPIIKAEGIRQMFFPATVPAYYRSTPVN, encoded by the exons ATGGCGATGATAGGTCAGTATATTTTTGGATGCTTCGCCGCTTCGTTGTTCGGATTCGCTTTGCTCTACAACTTGCGCCGGAAGATAAGGCGGGATGTAGCCGGAAAAGATGGATGCATTAAGACTTCCGCCGCTGTAGCCGAGCGAATGCGGCAGGAGAGCGGCGGCGACCCGGACATTATCATTGTCGGTGCTGGTGTTGCGGGGGCGGCGCTGGCTTATACCCTTGGCAAG GATGGACGTCGAGTTCATGTCATCGAAAGAGACTTGACCGAGCCAGATCGCATCGTTGGGGAACTTCTCCAGCCGGGTGGTTATTTGAAATTGATCGAGTTAGGCCTTGAAG ATTGTGTGAAAGGTATTGATGCTCAACAAGTTTTTGGATATGCTCTTTACAAGGACGGTAAAGACACCAAGTTACCTTACCCCTTGGAGAGCTTTGGCACCGATGTCTCCGGCAGAAGCTTCCACAATGGCCGTTTTATCCAGAGGATGAGAGAAAAGGCTGCAGCACTTCCAAA TGTAACGCTTGAACAAGGCACAGTGACGTCGTTGCTTGAAGAAGATGGAACTATTAGAGGTGTGCAATACAAGACCAAGAAAGGCGAAGAGATCACTATTTATGTTCCTCTTACCATTGTTTGCGATGGATGTTTTTCAAACCTGAGGCGTTCTCTCTGTTCTCCTCAG GTGGAGAACCCCTCGTGTTTTGTTGGTCTGATCTTGGAAAACTGTGATCTCCCACATGCTAATCATGGACATGTTGTACTTGGGGATCCTTCGCCTATTCTGTTTTATCCCATTAGCAGCACAGAGGTACGATGCCTGGTCGATGTTCCTGGGAAAAAGGTTCCATCCATTTCCAACGGTGAAATGGCACACTATCTGAAAACTGTGGTGGCTCCTCAG GTTCCTTCTCAGCTGCATGATTCATTTATTGCTGCTGTCGAGAAAGGGAACATAAGGACCATGCCAAACAGAAGCATGCCAGCAAATCCTCGTCCCACCCCTGGCGCGCTTTTGTTGGGAGATGCATTCAACATGCGCCACCCTTTAACTGGTGGAGGAATGACGGTGGCCCTATCCGATATTGTTCTCCTGCGCAATCTTCTTAGGCCTATTGACAATTTGCGTGATGGATCCACACTCTGCCAATATCTTGAATCCTTCTACACTCTCAGAAAG CCAGTTTCATCTACCATCAACACATTGGCTGGAGCGCTCTACAAAGTTTTCTGTGCTTCACCTGATCCAGCAAGGAAGGAAATGCGCGAGGCTTGCTTTGATTACCTGAGTCTTGGAGGCATTTTCTCAACTGGTCCTGTCTCCTTACTTTCTGGTTTAAACCCGCGCCCTTTGAGCCTCTTTCTCCACTTCTTCGCGGTGGCTGTCTATGGGGTTGGTCGATTGCTACTTCCATACCCTTCGCCTACCAAGGTTTGGTTGGGAGCCAGATTGCTTTCG GCAGCATCTGGAATAATTTTCCCGATTATTAAAGCAGAAGGCATTCGTCAAATGTTCTTCCCTGCTACGGTGCCAGCATACTACAGATCAACCCCTGTTAATTAG